TGTAGAACATTGTAAGGGAGATAAAACATTAGAACTTGAATTAatcaaacaaaaattaataagtggaaatacaaaatatgcaataaaattaataaaaatgtttaattatgaattattacaatttccaaatttatttttttacttaaattataaatcttataattatttattaaacaattttgataaaaaatatattatttattatctttttgATAATCccaaatatttaaaaatgtatttttattcattattaaaaaaaaaaaaattagaacATTGTTTAATagctttatattttttatacccaaattatatatcatttgatgatccatattttcaaatgttttattttttatattttaaaaaccAGAAAGGTGAAAAAGGAAGTTATGCTAATTATTTggattataatatttctaaTAATGACAAAATGTTTATGTATGATCACCAAAATAAAAGAGGACATGATAACgattataaaattgtgaataaaaaatatttgacaACAAGCAACATGTGtaatcatattattaattgtaACAACATTTCAAATTGTGAAAATGATTTTAGTATTGGTACTATGCGAGGTGTAAATGGTGGAGCCTGGAgttacaataatatatattattttttaaaaaaggaatgtgtaataataaatgaatcaGATATTATGTTAAAGAATGAAGAAATTATGTCAGAGGAAAGTATAACAagaagaatatataaaatatccgatgtttttaaatatttagatGTATTTGAAAAGTTTAAAAAGATTAATTCTGAAATTGTTAAGAACTCCTTTGATTATTTAGTTAAAAGGAATGGAACATGTtcatgtaataaaaattatatttgtattaatgATTTAGGGTCATCTTTAAAAgagataattataattgaATGTTTCCatgattttttaactttatatgaatatataaaaaaaaatgaaaaaataatatttgttgATGCAGAATGGAAATGTGCAGTATTTAGAGAAAATCCGATTATAtctatttttcaaattgctttgaaaaattcaaaattatcatatataatagatgtaaaaaaaataacaatggaaaattatgaaattaattattatatatcagAACTTTTTAGggatgaaaatattataaaaataggagtagcatttataaataatgatatgctacaatttaaaaaattttatgatgtattaaatatgttacaatgtgaaaaatatagcaaCATACTATTGAAAGAAAGTAGTAAAGACAAAAATGTAAGtcaagaaaatgaaaagaaatataaatacaacatgaataatgatgatttattgaaaaaaattatgagaaatttttttagaatGGATAAAAATTACAGAAATGGTTGTAATGCTaactattttaataattataataatggaaataaatattatagttttataaaaaaaaaagaatatgatCAAAAGAAAAGTGTTTACAGTTtaaatgatgatataagttataaaaatatatatccagctaattactttttaaaatataaaaaaaataaaacactAATTGATAAGCatttaaatacaaaatgtGGGGTATGTAATAAAACAGGTATTTATAGttgtatacataaatattatgatttaaaaaatatatataataaatattatgaacatttaaaaaatagttttcCATGTCTTAAAAAGAATACCAGTCTTTCAGTTAAACTATTTGGTAAAGCATTATTTCCAGACAAAGAAgtaaataaagaatatcaaataattaattgGAATTTTAGACCGttatcatttaaaagtTTAGAGTATGCAGTTCTCGATGTtcttattttgaaaaaattttatattttaatccAATCAAAATTACCATTTAATATTGAAAACGATTTATAAATACGTGGATGTAGAGATGCTCAATTAGCACCTGCGTGTACGTAGTGTGTGTTTATGgctctatatatttaattgtattcttgtttttcaatatagatttatatgtgcatatatgaGGATATGTACATTATATTGGTGGCATACAGTTTGTAACCCACTAATACGTATATACaaagtttatatattatatatatatatatttatgaaagatattccttttttattttataattagttttttttaatttgttaatatgagattttcaaaataaatatattatttgtatatattttaaaaaattaatgccTATTGAGCTAATGTTTGTGTGtatatttgataatttttattattcctaTTGTTTATGTTTGTTGTGTTGTTTGCATTGCTAGCATATTGCTAATGTTTATgttgtaaaatattataaacttATCTTTTAAAGCGTTTTAACTCttttaaaatgaaataaaacattttaaaaattattccGTTTTGGAACTTTTTAtacttataatttttttcacatatttttaagtaCCTTTGATATGGTATGATTGCgcatttacaaaaaaaattgatacCTTGGCTAGTCATAATATAAAGGAATGAAAATATCAATGGTAGGAACTCCAATCAAAGAAATAAAACCATATTCATGCTCCAAACTAATAAGAGAATTAACACAACATACTACCATTTAAGCAAATATATGGGTGGTTTTATTATGAGGAGATAAAATGAGATATTTAACAAAGAAGACATAAGGACGTATGTTATTACGTGAtaagtatatttttcctcaaaaataaaataaaaaattatgtttttaaaagGTGAAATGTTTATTAGCAATGTCATAATGATaagttattttaaaatgtagcattaaaaaaacgcaaaaaaaaaataatatgcaatgtaaaaaattggtgagaaaaatatgaaatatttgtttttctcATGCTTAGttccaaataataattatataatttcattaatttttatgaacgtttttttttttttttatttaatcatCATCTTCGTCGCTTGAATTATCCTCATCACTTGAGTCATCTTCATCTCCGTCACTACTATAGTCATCATCGCTAGATAAATCATCATGTTTATCAAGTAATTCTTCTAATCGTTTTTCATCGTCACCTCCTATAACTAATATTTCTCCTTGTTGCTTAAAATCTCCAcctttatattctttaattttatcacTAATAACTTTCATTGCTTCttgtattttttgcatTCCTAATTCTTTATCATGACATGATGTTACTATAACATACTGAGGGGGTgcaattaatttaatattaatagttacttcattatttgaaatttcttttcctttttttaaagcttCTTTAACAGCATCAATACCTTCATATCCAAAACACCAAACATCTATTCTTCCTCTCAATTTCAATGCTTGTGGTGTTAATCTGAGTTTTATATCTGCAAGTAATGATTCTTTTACAGCATCACTTATATCCATTTCTTTGAATATAACATCTGGGTTCATAGTTGCTTCTTTTAATGCATCTAATGCAtgtccatattttttatataatggcCATATAACTTTTCTGTTTAATTCTTCAACAGTCatattatgtttttgtGCAACATGCCTAACAGTTTGATGAACTTTTTTCGATTTAGAAAAATGGTCTtcacattttataatatctttTGGAGATACCCTTCTCTTTGATAAATCAATGTATCCCTTTTGGTTATCAACTCGAAGAACTAAAACTACTTCATGTCGACCTACtctaattaatttattaacacTTCTAAATCGTCTCTTTGAAAGTTCTGACATTAAAATCATACCTGCATAAGTGTGAGAAAAAGTCATAAAATGTGGCATACAGTCAAGagttaataaatatatagggGCACCATTGGTcaagataaaaattaagaGAAGCGCCAAACATGATAATGCCAtgatttataaaatgaaagGTATGAGAAATAGAAACTGATATAGATCATATAATATGGATATGTAAAACAATTTCATTGATCTTTTATAGCTTTGGTGTTATGCAATTTTTATCAGgcataataaataagtgaaaatagtataggcaatattatcatatgtACATACCTTCcatatcattatattcAAGTATGGAAACATAAGCACCCATATCCTCAATCCTATTAACTTTAACCATTATTAAATCATCAACTTCGgggaattttttttcataaaatcgGCAATCCCCTAAATCAGTTTTACTCCTAACGTCtcccatttttaattaaaaactttaaaaatatattacaactgatttttaaaatgtatacataaaaagtataaaatttatattagaGAATTCTTATACataatacatttattatgttttattatataatttaagtgaattttctaattttttttttatgtaaaatttacataaatatattattttttgttataaaaaaaaaaagaaatatatgcaaaaaaattgtttacaAACTTTTGGAAAAATAGTAATTTTTATGGATTATTtcctaataaaaaaactacAATGGAACGATTTTATTTACCCCCTTTTTATAGAACTGTAAACAAGGTTTTACtcatatacaaataaaaaataaagggTAATCCagtgtttatatatttttgcctatatatgcataattagtaatattttgtgcgtaatataaatggagtgcctagtaaaaaaataactgggttatcatatattaaataaaatatataccgtataaaaatatttgatttacttatttattGCATAAATGCATACTTAATAGGaagttataaaatatatagtacaatttgtttgtttatatatattgcttgtaaattgtatatacatttttatacatatatttttttagggaagcaaatttatattataaatacattagttatatgataaattaaggaattatttttaattaaaataaattataatatattcattaaagGGAATAGgggtattatatttatttaaattttttgtagAACAGTGATAtccattttaatatatagaaaaatatattttaaaaaaggaagGGGGTAAAATGCCATTGGTggagaatatatatatatatattgtggCAACATACATATTTCATGAATAATAcacacaaataaaattatggttatataattaaattattttttagtaaattatatgtatataaatatggggatgtttttgttttaatataaaatatattgacaaataattttaagtcttaaaaaaagttaagtatataataggacattaaaaaagggaaagagtcaaaaaaaaaattgccataataattgtttataaaaaaaaattgacaATCATGaaatgatatttttattatttaacacACTTTCATATTTCTTAAAGGATATAGAGaattaaaaagtaataaaaaatgggtataacaaaaatagaATAACACTAAATGGGGTTAGTGGTATATTTCttgtttttgttaattttttttataaatttccaataaaaaaacaaaataaaatatcagcaaaaaataaattaatatatgtggAAAATAAGGAAACATTATATGTGTCAATTAAcatttttgatatattttcacttttgtttaaccattttttaaaaaaattgtatatatcaAATGGTGAATTATTAAGttgtaaatttaataataatttgtttagtTCATTAGTTTTACtttttccattattttgtataatatatgctatTTGTTTaagtaaataaatagaGTGATGTGTGTCACCTTTTGTTTTATGTAGTagaacattttttttatcaatttttttgttttttgttttttcttttaaataattttgtaatttaCACATATTTGCTTTATAAAACTGTTTATTTGGTAATGCtagttttctttttttttgtttattagtAAGGAAATGTTTATTACGTCTATTAATGGTGTATATATGTTGACAATTGTAGGGGTAATATCGTTTATTCCTTCGTCGTGTGTGTGCATTTTTATAGTTTGGTCGAACTTTTtgtatcattttatttgtttggCAAGTTTGGCcatatgtatgtattaatttatttacttCAAAAATAAGAGAGCGTAcatatttgttatatttgtagttatataaatatctaTGTCTgggaataaaaatatgattttcCTTATTCTTAATAAGAGTATTCCAAAATTGATAATATGTTGGGAAATTGCAATAGgtagtatataaatatattaaatttgttgACACAGTAAcacttattttttgattattaaaaatgatatgcTTGTCTATATAGcctttttgataatattgtataaaaatagttttaaccaatttgatattattttcaaagaaatatgtaaaataataatcattatttaaaaataataaatatttaattaaattagtTTTAgtaatacaatttttataaagtgcttccaaaatttttaagtaGTCAATATTACAACTAAGTATATAATccaatttattaaaaaatgtatttttcaaatttttttctctatcttttatatatataggcTTGTGTGTTATTGATATACTTTTTTGTGTTAAACAATTTTCATctcttttaaatatttcatttttattattccctTGTAAGCAGTATCGATTGTTggtatatttatgtaacaAGTATTTTTCTCCTtccttattattatatatatcatctatgtaaatatatttttctttttttttgttatttttttgaacattagtaaaataattaaaaaattcaaggTCATATATTATGGGGTCTTCagatttttcaaaattatttttattgataCAATTTTTACGTCTTTCGTGTGTGTTTGTAAATGTGGATATTCGAAATTGTGTAGCAAATTTTTCATGTTGttctaaataaaatgattcccaatatttataaaaaaattcatagaaaaaataaaaggagttatatatttctgaCAAGACAggtaaataatttacacATTTGTCTATATGTAAGTTTTggattaaaacaaaaaaaaaattattattataaacttCTTTaggtaataaatattttgtaaatgtttttatttttccaatGGAATAatctattaataatttgtttatatcgtttattaaattatgttcatttttttctttatttttataatagatcgtatatatattatttttgaaatgtttatttttgtacatattatttatgtttattatagaaaaaaaaggtgTGCTAGTATTTTGGCTAGCTGTGtaagatatatttatgatttCCGTACTTGTttcatttccttttttgAGACCATTTTCTAAATTCATAAACTTTTTAACATAATCTTTGATAGATTTTTGGTTATTACAATTTTGTTCATTCAAAGAATTGGTTTCTAATTTTGTTGAACTGTTcatgtaataattataaatatattgatatataagttttaaaaagttttgatattttccatatttatcttcattattaatatggtcaattttatgaattattttattaaattcgTCATTAAAATGTAAGAAAAGTTTCgaatatttttgttctaataattgtttgttatgatataattctttattttgatcatcttcaatatttacataatattttaacatTAATATTTCACTCGCATTTGTGTGTGTgtaactattttttaattgaaaTTGCATTAATGTTTCATcagaataaataaatggaattttttcataatatttgattatttctgttaaaaatttgagtatataaatttgtttttttgtatatttcataatttgATTTCTaagaatattttgtttattttcagGTTTTAGATAAAATTTGTGATGATCTGATGTGTAATTATAAGAGGGACCACTATCtgcaatattatataattcaagGGTCTTGGATTTTGTACAATTATTATCAGTTTTATAGTCTTCATTAATTTGGTTTATTTCAACATTAGCAGAAACATCTTCAAGCATATTTGATATGGGTATATTGTTATAATCAACAAAATCGTTTGTgcattctttttttttaacaaataatattcctctttttataattttttttatcatattatgATTTTTATTCTCATTTTTTGAACTTTCAAAATAACTAGGgttatatgatatattacTTAAATGGTCAATTTCAAAACGTTTCAATTTGTCttcatcatttatatagGATTCCTTTTCATTggttttttcttttgttgGGCATGAAAAACTTAGACTGTAATATTCagaatttttaattgacaaatttattatatccaATAAAGGTATAGCACTAGGAgatgatattatttttttgttgtaaTTCGAATAGGATTTTTTTCGCAAAAGGTATTCATCATTTTGGAAAGTAGTAGATATGGGTTGTTTTGCTTTTTGTGGGgtagtatttattttgcttTCCTtgaatgtatttttatggATAGTATAAGTAGTgactttttctttatatattaattgaATAGGcaaattaacaaatttatttgatgttagatcatatatttttagaaaGCTTTTATCCATTAATAagacatataaaaattcaattAAGTGTATTATAAAACGAGAAGAGAGgtcatatatatgaaaaaaggtaaataatattaatgttAATGTGCATATTGATAAActtgtttgtttttttaaaatatattttccagATCCTAAATTTATGTACcctaaataataatagtataaattatttgtatttttatctctaatatttattaaattattaattttttttttaatttttttatttaacatTTTATCACAACTTCCAACAAAAGTAAAAGATAGACATTGATacattaaattaattatatcatttacatcatcttcttttattacacaaatataatctccatttatttcttttttttgttttatgaTTTCTTcggttttaaaaaattcttttaaatatgtttctTTGTCGATTACAGTACTGGGCATATTTATCGTTTCATAAGAGTTttccaaatatttttttatttttttaatttgcttaacatattttagtattaatttatatatgtgtgaATAGGTTGATGCCTTGTTTTTGTTATCCTTGATAATGGCactgtttttatttttattttttgtctgAGATATATTAGATTGTggattattatcattaggAGATATTCCACTATTTAATTGAGAGCGCATATTGTCATATTCGATTCCATCTCTGTTTGAACTTCTTCCCGATCTTTTTCTATTCTTACTTTTTTTGAGTCTATCCGAATCATTACTTGAGgatgaattattaaaatttatatctgcaataaaattataaaaattgttatcAATTTCAAACTTGTTATTGTAATCTGATAGATTTTCTTCGTCTGGATTTGTTTGAGCTCTTTCTTCATCATATTgattaaaatatgaagtggttttgtctatattttgagcatttctttttccttttttattttgtttagaCAATTGATTATCACTGCTGTTGCTATTTAATATAGAATGATCTGAATATATCGgttcttcattattattttctaaatggttatttttttggctTTTTGAATAGGTATTTGGATTAGATTTATAGGAgacttgtttttttttgtttttttgttttttgtcttgatttttttcattaccAAGATTatgattaattttttgcactaaataattaatttttttatataattttttaattttgttttttaaatatatatctttattaatgttttcaaaataataaatataatcaaagcatatttttttgagtGTATCATGATGTgttgataaatatttcaagcTAAGTACTTGTAAAACtccaataataatataatatcgTAATATTTcacaatta
This genomic stretch from Plasmodium vinckei vinckei genome assembly, chromosome: PVVCY_02 harbors:
- a CDS encoding eukaryotic translation initiation factor 2 subunit alpha, putative is translated as MGDVRSKTDLGDCRFYEKKFPEVDDLIMVKVNRIEDMGAYVSILEYNDMEGMILMSELSKRRFRSVNKLIRVGRHEVVLVLRVDNQKGYIDLSKRRVSPKDIIKCEDHFSKSKKVHQTVRHVAQKHNMTVEELNRKVIWPLYKKYGHALDALKEATMNPDVIFKEMDISDAVKESLLADIKLRLTPQALKLRGRIDVWCFGYEGIDAVKEALKKGKEISNNEVTINIKLIAPPQYVIVTSCHDKELGMQKIQEAMKVISDKIKEYKGGDFKQQGEILVIGGDDEKRLEELLDKHDDLSSDDDYSSDGDEDDSSDEDNSSDEDDD